The window TCTTATggaattgaaatgaaaatgttgttgctTTTATGCCCTTTTATCTGTATGCCACTACTGTAATGCTAAACACTGAGCATTCAACACTTGAAAATGTGTCACTCTGAGCTGAATGTAAATGCTAGTGCTGTGCTGCAGCGTTCAGCTCTAACTCTAATCAAACATGCCTTTAACAAGCTATTCAGTATTTTCAGGATTATTGAGTCAATAGGCAGgtgacattttttcaggattggAGTTGAACACTGTAATACAGCGACTTTCTAAGACTAAGAGTAACTTTCCTACTCCCAtctaaatgaacaaatacaatgATGTCTATCATCAAGACTCAGATCTGTAGATGTTATTGAAAATCAGATGGACATCAGTCTTCACTCTGTAATGAAAGACCATTCTCCAGGTCAAGTGAATCTGAAAGACtacttttaagtaaaaaaaaaaaacttttgaaaaatactgaaaattcCTCCTGATGTTACCATAATGAATCAGCATTGAAGTTGTGTGATCATTTAGTGTGTGATATGCAGTGATAATGTGTTAAAATCTGCAACTGTACTCGAGTCATCTACGTTTCACTTCTTTGTAAAAGAGCTATTTTGCTGGAAAGTGTGCAGATGAGTTTGCGCTGATTATGGATGACCGGAGAGGACAGCACAAAATCACGAGGATTCAGGACTAGTACCTTCACCTTCTCCCCTTTCGGTATGGCCTGAGTAGAAATCCTTGTTGTTTGACATCTGAAATGACAGCATCAAAGAATTGAATTTCCATTAACACTTCAGTTGCTCCATTAAAGATGACAAATAAAcattagacatttaaaatctTAATTGAGTCACGAATACTATTTCGTAAATTGCCTCTCATAATGTGCATGAATTTGTCTGTCTCTGCAGCATTTGAAGATAAAAATCACCCATATTGTTGAGGTTGAGCATCTGTCCGAAGTCAGTAATTTCCTGTAAATGGGTCAGACTTTCGATACATTAGCCACTACTGTTAATAAAGTAGAAGAATAAAGGAGCAGTAAACACCGTTTGACAAACACCAGTCTGTATTAAGCAGCATAATGGAAAGTTTATGTATAGTTAACATAATCCAatgtgtattccagaaagcaaggTTTATTTACCGTAACATATACCTTGAACTCTCAGTAAATTGGCCAAAACCTTGTTTACTTGAGGTATGTTGGTTCCAAAAATGCATCCAGGAGTAAATTCTCTCAACTCGAATATCTTCTTGGTTTTAATCAAAGACTAGAGTACCCAATACGTGTCACTCGTATAGTACTGAATtggggaaaaatgcaatgctcaataTGGCTGCTCTATCGAAGGAAGCTCCGCcttttgaataaaaaaagctAATCACTAAAGTCATTGTGTCACTGCAGCTGACGTTAGAAGTCCTGTTTGCTAGCAAGCTAAGACTGAACATGCACACTGATTGGTCTAGTCTGAATAATAAGCTTTTTATTTAACGCTATTAGAGCAACGGAAACAACATTTATGAAACCgttgtcagatttcattggtTATTTCAAATATGGAATTTAATCTTAAGTTTGgtgaacattttttaatttgatgtttccccatttaaAGAGATGGGAGCTGCACTTCCCTGCCTAAGAGACATTTCAAAGATGGCtgccgagtgacatgacttgcctTACAGTACTTTGGTTTTAACACACACGACATTCTCAACAGAGCAACAAATCGATGAGTCACCATTGGAAACCGACTGCTAAGGAAAAAGCATGATATGCTGCTGCTTTCTTCTTGGTCTTCTTCATCAATGGTCATTTACATTATAGATATGTATAGGTAGATGGCTGCCTCATTGACAACTCCAAGCATGCAGACATGTCCCTCGATCTTGCTAATGGCAACTTTACGTCATTCACCATAATATTCAATGAATATTCGAAGATGCCACAATCCTGCACAGCTGATGGTTGTAAAAACCACCAGGATTTAAATTCCCAAAGAAATGGGATAACCTTTCACAGGTGAGAAtgtgttggtttgtgttttaaaatgtattaactcaatattaacatttttgaatGGTGTCAAGTTGACCCTTCGAATATAGTGGACCGTTTACGTATATTGGCCTATAGTAACAGTCGCTAATGAGGAATCTACATGTACTATGTTGACAATGACGATAAGTGAAAGCGATAAAAATAAGTGATAATCATCAATAAGTGTGCATTACTATGGTCATTCAAAGTAAAAATCAGTGTAACTTGTCTATAAAGAAGAAACAAAGCATGGCATCCGATTCCAGGCCTTTCCGCTCCTTGAGTTTCTCCACTGCTCGAAATCTGCTCCAATATTTAAGCGGGTCCTACCCCTTTCCTGATCAAAACCAttcttttgaatgttttgtttctctgaaattttcatctttttttctgcagtctcTCTCTATCTATATTTTGATAACAGATGTATTTTAGGCTAGGCCCACCCAATTTGCTCTGCGTCCAACACAATGTAATTTTTGGCTACCCTAGTGATAATGGAAGTGCCCTTTGCTCGGTTTTTACTATACTGAACATATTATAAatgcaaattattatattataaatgcaaattataaatgcaacacttttgtttttgccctctTTTTCATGACATGAAcccaaagatctaagactttttctatgtacaaaaAGCGCtatttctcaaatattgttcacaaatctgcctaaatctgtgttagtgagcacttctttgccgagataatccatccacctctcAGGTgtagcatatcaagatgctgattagacagcatgataaTTGAACAggtaggctggccacaataaaaggctactctaaaatgtccagttttatcacacaacacattgccacagatgtcgcaagttttgagggagcgtgcatttggcatgctgactgcaggaatgtccactaGAGCTTTTGccattgaattgaatgttcattccTCTACCATAAGCTgtctccaaaggcatttcagagaatttggcagtacattcaACCGGCCTCACAAAggcagcccaggacctccacatccagcatcttcacctccaagatcatctgagaccagccacccacaatcggtttgcataaccaaagaatttctgcacaaactgtcagaaactatatcagggaagctcatctgcatgcttgtCATCCTCATCTGAGTctcaacctgactgcagttcatcaTCCTAACTGACTTGAGtaggcaaatgctcacattcaatggtgtctggcactttggaaaggtgttctcttcacggatgaatcccggttttcactgtacaggtcagatggcagacagtgtgtATGGCTTCATGTGTGGGTGAGCGGTCTGCTGATGTCaatgttgtggatcgagtggctcATGGTGACGGTGGGGTTTATAGTAGGGGCAGGCGTATGATATAGAAAACGAACACagttgcattttattgatggcattttgaatgcacagagatactgtgacgagatcctgaggtcCATTGTTTTGCCATTCATCCacaaccatcacctcatgttgcagcatgataatgcagcctaaggcacacctgtgcgaTAATCATGATGTCTAATCAGTATCTTATCTCattaaaggagaagtgctcactaacacagatttagacagatttgtgaacagggTTAGGGTGTTAGTGAATCTGCCAAAATTGATCCGCGATTAACGGTGATACCTGTAGCAATAGATGGAATGAACTATCTGACGAGCCAATGTCAAAACAGAGCTGTGCTTTAAGTGATGCAGATTAAATTCAGAGTAACAAAACTAAGGCAGCAACAAGTCTGTGTTGCCTTTAGCAGCTTTTACAGGTAAATATCACTTAAAGCTCTTCTTTGATGTGTCCTTTTTTGCAATGGTTGAACAatctaatttttaaattaaataattaaaagtcaaaatatttaaggcattatttaattattatactaTTAATAATTAACTTCATTTGTTGTTAACTAGATAAGCGTTTAAATGATTTTGCACTGTTGGTGTCTGGGCATATTGGGCATGAAACTTTGTGACTTCCTGTACTTGCTATacttcatattttataataaatccaaAAGCAAGACATGAACAAAAATAGGTAGATAAAAAGGCAACTGAGCTAATGGGTGATCCTCTGCTTCCATCTACTGGATATAATGGttatttcatgtcattttcatctTAACTCTTTGTTTTCCACCAggagaaaatgtatttttcatgaaTGGCAGAGCCAAAAAAATCTATCGAAAAAGGCTTTAAAAATGTAGGgttttattacatttactttaCCAATTTATTTAGCTCTTCTGCATTAAATTGGTTGATTTAACATAGTTGTCAACTAATAAAACTagcaaagctgaaaaaaaaaaaaacattcctcagGTCAAGAGAGGCTGTCAGCAGTGGCACTAATTTCAGTTTAAACTCAACAATTGAAtggaacatacagtattgttcaaaataatagcagtacaatgtgactaaccagaataatcaaggtttttcgtatatttttttattgctacgtggcaaacaagttaccagtaggttcagtagattctcagaaatcaaatgagacccagcattcatgatatgcacgctcttaaggctgtgcaattgggcaattagttgaattagttgaaaggggtgtgttcaaaaaaaatagcagtgtggcattcaatcactgaggtcatcaattttgtgaagaaacaggtgtgaatcaggtggcccctatttaaggatgaagccaacacttgttgaacatgcatttgaaagctgaggaaaatgggtcattcaagacattgttcagaagaacagcgtactttgattaaaaagttgattagagaggggaaaacctataaagaggtgcaaaaaatgataggctgttcagttaaaatgatctccaatgccttaaaatggagagcaaaaccagagagacgtggaagaaaacggaagacaaccatcaaaatggatagaagaataaccagaatggcaaaggctcagccaatgatcacctccaggatgatcaaagacagtctggagttacctgtaagtactgtgacagttagaagacgtctgtgtgaagctaatctattttcaagaatcccccgcaaagtccctctgttaaaaaaaaggcatgtgcagaagaggttacaatttgccaaagaacacatcaactggcctaaagagaaatggaggaacattttgtggactgatgagagtaaaattgttctttttgggtccaagggccacaggcagtttgtgagacgacccccaaactctgaattcaagccacagtacacagtgaagacagtgaagcatggaggtgcaagcatcatgatatgggcatgtttctcctactatggtgttgggcctatttatcgcataccagggatcatggatcagtttgcatatgttaaaatagttgaagaggtcatgttgccctatgctgaagaggacatgcccttgaaatggttgtttcaacaagacaatgacccaaaacacactagtaaacgggcaaagtcttggttccaaaccaacaaaattaatgttatggagtggccagcccaatctccagaccttaatccaattgagaacttgtgggatgatatcaaaaatgctgtttctgaagcaaaaccaagaaatgtgaatgaattgtggaatgttgttaaagaatcatggagtggaataacagctgagaggtgccacaagttggttgactccatgccacacagatgtcaagcagttttaaaaaactgtggtcatacaactaaatattagtttagtgattcacaggattgctaaatcccagaaaaaaaaaatgtttgtacaaaatagttttgagtttgtacagtcaaaggtagacactgctatttttttgaacacacccctttcaactaattgcccaattgcacagccttaagagcgtgcatatcatgaatgctgggtcttgtttgttttctgacaatctactgaacctactggtaacttgtttgccacgtagcaataaaaaatatactaaaaaccttgattattctggttagtcacattgtactgctattattttgaacaatactgtacaaagGATATGGAGGACATAGTGACAGCAATTGCTGTAGCTAAGGCTCATAAGCACAACTTTTAATGTGACAATCTGTTACTGTAAATATGAAGATTGTACTCTATCAGCAGGAGTTCTGCAAGTGATTTTACCCCCCCAGATATTAGTACCAAGTTGGTCAAGAATTGCCTGCAGATTTATTTCCACACTACAGATTTCTATTAGTCATCGTCAGTACAGTATGTTGTCTCAGTCAAACATAATGATGTGAGCAGATGAACATCAAAAACACACAGGGACGGCTCAGTTCCAAAGCtggtttattacttttattacaaaaataaaatacaaatgactATAGAGACACAGCAGACGTCTTACTAAAGAACCGATAGTAGAAATGCCACACAGCTTTCAGTGCTGGAACCACAAACGTGTCTGGAGATCTGTGAGCATTTCCAAATCAGCTGCTATTTGGcagaaatcatcatcatcatcatcactagtTACTATTAGAAAACCTCACGGACTGTCAGATGAGTCAAGTATAGGCCAATTCACACCGCACAGACAAACACCAACAAAAAAGTTGCCCGTGTGATTTAGAAGTTTATGAAAAATAACTGTCATGTTTACACTTTAGCAACAGACACTGACAAATGCTGATTGAATATGTTCACTCGGACGAAAATAAACCCCAAAAGGGGAACACACGGATCAGACAAAACCCCTCAAAAACGTGTTTGTTGCCGTTTATTTGTACGCTGTGAATTGGCCTTAAAATGCATTACACACTTAAGCTGAGCACTACTATTATAAAGGAGTATGAAGTCAACAGCTCATGCTTATAGATCCATGATGCAGATTTGCGCTGTGATTTGGCTTGgtattaaatgtctttattataaACACACATTTGACAACAGACTTGGAGCTGCTCAATGTCAAAGGCTTTATGTTTGAGAGCACCTATGTAATGTGATTGACACAAGCGTGCTCAAAACAAAATCTGAAACCTGAAATGATCCAAAACGCCTCAGATTTCACCTGTAAATGGTGATCAATCCATAAGAAACGAGGCATTGTGAACAGAGTAAGTACACAAACTAAGGGAAACAAACTCTATGACAGGACGGACACAGTAATGAGTGTCCGGTGAAGAAATGAACATGAacttatttgatttgattatagAGAAAAGGAGTTGTTTGAATCACGTGAACATGAACGGTATTGCTAAACAGATGCCGCCGCGCTAATGCAGCTCACAAAGAGTCCTCATTTTTTGCATAGCCTAGTTAGTTAGTTCATCTAGATCTACACCAGGAAAGGCACAGAATCTGTAAACTTTGTGAGAATTGGGATGGAGTTAAAGAATTTTGAGAGGATGACAGCGTCCTTCAGTGCAACAGGAAACAAAACAGGGTTTGCAGCCATGTTCAGAGGGTTGACAGAGACAAGCATTCATGGAAACAAACACGACTGACATCAGAATACCAAATGAAACATTCTGATCTAAATTTTAGCCCTTAATGCAGGTAAACGTCAGTCTTCCTCTACGACATGACACTCATCGCCGCCTTTTGTGGCATCTTCTGATCATATCTGTGCTTCACCAATAAACATAAATCATAGATCATAAATCATGTGACTGCAGCAGGTCACACACGGGACGCCACATCCAGATCAACACAAGCTTGTTTACAGCAGTGTATGAAACAGGTAAGGCCACGATGAGATACACACACGAGACGATCAGCTGACTGTTTTTATCTGCTCGACCGGCTCTCATGGGATTCCTCAGCACACAAACATCATAAAAAAGAACATGTGCCACCCTGTGTGTTTGAGACAGTGTGTGCGTGTCTCCTGCGGGAGGAGACATGtgtcgctctgtgtgtgtgtgtgtgtgtctcgctcTGGGCTGAAGTCTCGGTGCAGCTGTGAGAAACAAACAGTGGTGTGGATCAATCGCTCAGTCTGTTAGAGGAAAGCGAGAGGGATGCTGGGAAACGGACAAACACGACGCAGTCAAGACTGTAGAAAAAGTCTGTCACAAACTCCCTCATTCCTGATACTGACAGGCTGTCACACCTGGCGGTCGGTGGTGGCAGCGGGTTCGGGCGAGAGCTCATTGCTGGCAAGGGTTTCACACTCGGAGCAGCAGCCGCCGTCGGCTCCCTGACACAGCGATTCCTCCTCGGGCCCCGAACCCTCGTCCAGctggcacacacacacctcgATGCCCGAGTCGCCCGTCACATGTCTGCGCCGCCCATTGGGCTCCTCGTCCTCGTCCACTTCCACAGCCGTCTCAGGCACAGGCGGCTCCAGGACCACGGCCGCTTCCGTCCTGCTGGCGAGCACTGGGACGTCTGGGGGTGACTCTGTGTAGGGCGGAGGGGGCGTGGGCGGATGGGCGATCACCTCCTCATAGTCGGGTAACTTACAGTCTGTCCAGAACCCTGAAAGTGAAGGACACAAACGTGTCAGAGTGTTGCTCAACTTGACCAAAATAACAGACACAGCTGCTGCGCTCGTTTCAGAGGTGACGTGACGCACATTACAGCCCCATTACCAAACAGATGACAGGAGCATATTAGTGGAAGCTGGACGAGTGTCTCCATGTGTCTGACTAGCTAGAGTGAATgctgttaaaggtgctgtagggaatttttgtaaaaaaatattttttacatatttattaaacctgtcattatttcctgacagtagaatatgagacagataatctgtgaaaaaaaatcaagctcctctggctcctcccagtgtcctattgccatttgcagaaagtcatgcgctcccggtaaaaaacaaccaatcagagctgcagtccgtaactttgtttgtgttcacaatgtagaaaaatgtatataataaacgagtacaccatgaatccattttccaaaccgtgtttttagcttgtcctgaatcactagggtgcacctataataagtgtttatattcagactattttagattgcttcagggataccgcggcggagtaacccagtacctttgtgattcttcatagacataaacagaaagaagtagttccggctacgatgttcttccgcaagacgcaagcagttctgtttattaaccactagagtgtcaaaagttaccgactgcagctttaactggtTGGTATTACGGAGGACTGATGAACTAGGCTGAATATGGATCCGACTCTTCTGaatgtacatttgtttttaatgacaacTGATAAAAGTTCACATTTGCCTTCACTGAAATATAGCAGCTTTTGAGTCATATTGgctaatattacattatatttagctGAGAACATCACCTTTGTGAACATCTTTGAGAACTTTTGTGTCATGGAAGAACAAAAAGCATAGAGATGAGTAAATGAGGTTATGTTATTTTAAGgtcaaattttaattattaacttttgCCTCAATCTCCTAATTTGCTACTTTTTAAACAGTTAGTAAGACAGTTGTTAAATTTAGGCATGAAGTAGGATtaggggatctaaaatatggccatgcagagtaaggcattaatatgtactttataagtaccaacaaacagccaatatgctagtaatatgcattctaataagcaactagttaatagcgaGAACTTGTCCCCAAAGTTAAGGCTCATTTTAATGTGTGCGTGAATGAGTCCCTTAATTCACAGCATGACCTTCTCAAGGTTTGCACTATAAGCTAAAGATATCTGAACACCCTGGTCAGTGCATGTCAAGCGAAACCAACATTGTACTGTATTTTCTGATGATTTCTCTAAAATTGCGTATCTCCTCCGTGAACTACAACTCTGAGTAGCAAAAGCTGCTCCATCTGAGAGCACGtgacaaatacatttaataaaatatttttactccaaactcCCTTCATTACTTCagtcaagtgtttgaaataattccttctgtgagatgatgtggcttctcaaacagaataattaaaatatttgattgaattctaagcagtgataacgtcgattagcatttcattatagatATACTTTATGATGATGAAAATCATAAGAagaactcagataaaccatatattgccgtagtcgtgtgtttattagtcatgttgaatcaatgaaagcagttaaatcttctgtttattcagtgATTTTTCCTGGATTCATTTCCTGGATTTCTTCTTCTgggcatatttggattttcagcACGAGATCGCCCTCTGGCCTTCAGATGGAGAttttactactgatcacagaactgtgcttcactgaGAGGTACGCATGACAATCGCACCTTCTGTGTAATCGTGATTTATTGCCTTtgcaatttaatttcaattatcTGTGCAGCCCTAGCGCAAATCAGGCATCTGTGATGGTGTGAAGACAGTACTCACGTAGGTTGAGAGGAGGAGGAGTGACGAAGGAGCTGGAGGCACCCTGATATGCCATCAGACTGATCTCCCTCTGTCTCTGCTCCTGCTGCAGGCGCATCTTGACGCGCCGGTGTCTGTATGCACAGCAGCAGCTCAGCATGATGATGAGGGTCCACACCAACCAGAACCCTACAGACAcacaccatcatcaccatcagtcCTTGCATACCGTCACATTGCTCTAAATATCAGTCATGTGATCAATGCCAACAATCCGATCGCATCTCTAGATGATTGACAGGTGGCTCTTCATGTCTTTAAGAGACTCAATCAAATGTTTAATATCAGTAATTCACCTGATTCAACAAATAAATTGTTGATAATCATTTTCAGCCCAAAAGCAATTTTAGTATTTACAGAAATGATGTTTCCGTACAGATATATATGTACAGTGCATAAATGAGCACACCCCTCTGAAACTTTAATTCAGCAATTACTCTTTACCTAGAAGACATGTTAGAGCTCTTTACAGATATGATGATCCAGCAGAAAATGTTGTTGTACAAAAATGAGTACACCATTCTGAAAGttactaaataaaacaaactaactaAATCTGGTGTAAGTTTAAGGCAATTTTTGATCAACAGGTAAATATGTTGGACCAAAACTGTTAAAGATAAGCAATTTATTGACAAATCACTTTTACATTGGGTTTGCATATAATGTGTCTTAGCACAACCACCCTACAATGTCAAAAATCCACTCACTACTTTTTTTTAATCCCCCCACAAAACATTAATCAAGCGTTTTAATTTTCTGAGTAATATGATGTTATATTGCTCAGGCACCACCCACAACCACTGATGGACTGGCCCATGTTAGCATAGCTCTGCCCCTCAGC of the Carassius gibelio isolate Cgi1373 ecotype wild population from Czech Republic chromosome A5, carGib1.2-hapl.c, whole genome shotgun sequence genome contains:
- the wbp1 gene encoding WW domain-binding protein 1, whose translation is MLQKLLGSVVGLLCTGTCLVQGKEFCFGVNNEQYRCEMGYCCGETECCTYYYELWWFWLVWTLIIMLSCCCAYRHRRVKMRLQQEQRQREISLMAYQGASSSFVTPPPLNLRFWTDCKLPDYEEVIAHPPTPPPPYTESPPDVPVLASRTEAAVVLEPPVPETAVEVDEDEEPNGRRRHVTGDSGIEVCVCQLDEGSGPEEESLCQGADGGCCSECETLASNELSPEPAATTDRQV